Proteins encoded in a region of the Candidatus Zixiibacteriota bacterium genome:
- a CDS encoding cation:proton antiporter yields the protein MHENLLIGLVSILIIGVAAQWLAWRLRLPSILLLLICGFIAGPVTGFLKPDELLGEILLPLVSVSVAIILFEGGMSLNIAELRASGKVIRNLITVGAFLTWIISAAAAYYILQLSFPLSVLWGAILVVTGPTVIIPLLRHVRPTGAAGSVVKWEGILIDPVGAMLALLVFEAILSGGFESATVAVLSGFFKTVLIGSLAGILVAGLLVLLLYRGWIPDFLQNPVALMSVVGAYTLSNFLRAESGLLATTIMGIALTNQKWINVKHIIEFKENLRVLLIAALFIVLSARLSIDDIFYFDIQVFVFLLILVLLARPLSTLLSARGSNLTWKDKFFIAAMAPRGVVAAAVTSVFALKLADQGYADAERLVPLTFMVIIGTVTVYGLLAAPLARWLGISGAEPQGFLIIGAHKWAREIAAALKNLGVKVVLVDTNAENISTARMMDLTTYQGSALSEETPQHIDLTGIGRLLALTSNDEVNSLACLHYGEVFGHQGIFQLPLQSKGARRLQSMPSHLRGKFLFGPDCTYLFLDSLFASGAVIKVNKLTPEFDFNSFERHYRGSAVLLFVMNESGVVTPIIADKSVTPRPGQTIVSIVKSPD from the coding sequence ATGCACGAAAACTTACTGATAGGATTGGTCAGCATTCTGATAATCGGCGTCGCTGCCCAGTGGCTTGCCTGGCGATTGCGCCTTCCATCCATCCTGCTGCTTCTGATTTGCGGCTTTATCGCCGGACCGGTGACCGGCTTCCTGAAACCGGATGAACTTCTCGGAGAAATTCTTCTGCCGCTGGTTTCTGTCTCGGTCGCCATAATCCTGTTTGAAGGCGGTATGAGCCTTAATATCGCGGAACTGCGAGCCTCCGGAAAAGTCATCCGCAATCTTATCACGGTTGGCGCTTTTTTGACCTGGATTATTTCCGCCGCGGCTGCCTATTATATTCTGCAGTTGAGTTTCCCGCTCTCGGTTCTCTGGGGAGCGATTCTGGTGGTGACCGGACCTACCGTGATAATTCCTCTGCTTCGCCATGTTCGTCCCACTGGCGCGGCCGGTTCCGTAGTCAAATGGGAAGGGATTCTTATCGACCCGGTCGGCGCCATGCTCGCCCTTCTGGTCTTTGAAGCAATTCTCTCCGGCGGTTTTGAGAGCGCCACGGTCGCAGTCCTCTCCGGTTTTTTCAAGACAGTCCTAATAGGCTCTCTGGCGGGAATCCTGGTCGCCGGTCTTCTGGTGCTGCTTCTTTATCGCGGCTGGATTCCGGATTTTCTTCAAAATCCGGTCGCCCTGATGTCGGTCGTCGGCGCTTATACTCTTTCCAATTTCCTGAGGGCTGAATCGGGACTCCTGGCAACTACCATTATGGGTATCGCCCTGACCAATCAGAAGTGGATAAATGTCAAACATATCATCGAATTCAAGGAAAACCTCCGGGTTCTTTTGATTGCCGCTCTGTTTATTGTTCTTTCCGCCCGACTTTCCATCGATGATATCTTCTATTTTGATATCCAGGTATTTGTCTTTTTACTGATCCTTGTCTTGCTGGCTCGCCCTCTTTCGACACTACTCTCGGCGCGCGGCTCTAACCTCACCTGGAAAGATAAGTTTTTTATTGCCGCTATGGCTCCTCGCGGCGTGGTCGCCGCCGCCGTCACCTCGGTTTTCGCTCTCAAACTGGCGGACCAGGGATATGCCGATGCCGAACGGCTGGTGCCGTTGACCTTTATGGTTATCATCGGCACCGTTACCGTCTATGGCTTGCTTGCCGCCCCGCTGGCTCGATGGCTTGGCATTTCCGGCGCCGAGCCACAGGGATTTCTCATTATCGGCGCCCACAAATGGGCGCGGGAAATTGCGGCCGCTCTCAAGAATCTCGGCGTGAAAGTCGTTCTGGTCGATACCAACGCGGAGAATATCTCGACGGCGCGAATGATGGATTTAACAACCTATCAGGGAAGCGCCCTTTCCGAAGAAACCCCGCAGCATATTGACCTGACCGGTATCGGACGGCTGCTGGCTTTGACCTCGAACGATGAGGTCAATTCCCTTGCTTGCCTTCATTATGGGGAAGTTTTTGGGCATCAAGGAATCTTCCAGCTCCCTTTACAATCGAAAGGCGCGCGACGTCTCCAATCTATGCCAAGTCACCTTCGCGGAAAATTCCTTTTCGGTCCCGATTGCACCTATCTTTTTCTCGACTCCTTATTCGCTTCCGGAGCGGTTATCAAAGTCAATAAACTGACCCCCGAGTTTGATTTTAACTCTTTTGA
- a CDS encoding potassium/proton antiporter, whose translation MPSIEYLLAGASILLLLSIISSKFSGRLGVPAVLLFIIIGMLAGAEGIGKIQFDDPWLAQSLGVAALALILFSGGLDTEWKSVRPVVWKGLALSTVGVFLTALLVAWFTIVVLDLSLHEGLLLGAIVSSTDAAAVFAVLRSRKVSLKGELKPLLELESGSNDPTAVFLTIGMIRLIGEPTLSFLDLVLLFVQQMTIGAAIGFLMARGLTYLLNHIKLEYEGLYPVLTFTMVFLIYGLTAIIGGNGFLAVYLAGLLLANSDFVHKKSLVRFHDGIAWLMQIIMFLTLGLLVLPSHLSYVWGVGIFTAAFLVLVARPLSVFITLLPWKMKLREKAMVMWVGLRGAVPIILATFPMLSGIEQSEMIFNVVFFIVMLSVVVQGTTIPFVARLLRVDSPLFLKARYPLEFEPAPGSKGELVDIFVPPDSFVTGKRLLDIHFPKGVLVALILRNDEYLVPGGQTIIEAGDLLLILADTTTLAELKAFIGRKKETAS comes from the coding sequence ATGCCTTCGATAGAATATCTTCTGGCCGGCGCCTCGATTCTATTATTGCTGAGCATCATCTCCAGCAAGTTCTCCGGACGGCTGGGAGTGCCGGCGGTTCTTCTTTTCATCATAATCGGAATGCTTGCCGGGGCCGAGGGGATAGGAAAAATCCAGTTTGATGACCCCTGGCTGGCGCAGTCGCTCGGTGTTGCCGCCCTGGCTCTGATTCTCTTCTCCGGCGGTCTTGACACCGAATGGAAATCGGTCCGACCCGTGGTCTGGAAAGGGCTCGCCCTTTCGACAGTGGGCGTCTTTCTTACCGCGCTTCTGGTCGCCTGGTTCACGATAGTCGTTCTTGACCTGTCCTTGCACGAAGGTTTGCTTTTGGGGGCGATTGTCTCCTCTACCGATGCCGCCGCTGTCTTTGCCGTACTGCGCTCCCGCAAGGTCAGCCTGAAAGGCGAACTCAAGCCGCTTCTGGAACTGGAATCAGGGAGTAACGACCCGACCGCCGTCTTTTTGACCATAGGTATGATCAGGCTTATTGGCGAGCCGACTCTCAGTTTTCTTGATTTAGTACTTCTCTTTGTCCAGCAGATGACAATTGGTGCCGCCATCGGTTTCCTGATGGCGCGCGGCCTTACCTATCTTCTCAATCATATCAAACTGGAATATGAAGGGCTTTATCCGGTGCTGACTTTTACGATGGTGTTTTTGATTTACGGCCTGACCGCCATAATCGGCGGCAACGGATTTCTCGCTGTCTATCTGGCCGGTCTGCTTCTTGCCAACAGCGACTTTGTCCATAAGAAGAGCCTGGTTCGCTTTCATGACGGCATCGCCTGGCTGATGCAGATTATCATGTTCCTGACCCTGGGACTCTTGGTGCTGCCGTCACATCTCTCCTATGTCTGGGGAGTCGGTATCTTTACCGCCGCTTTCCTGGTTCTGGTGGCGCGGCCGCTCAGCGTTTTTATTACGCTGCTTCCCTGGAAGATGAAACTGCGCGAAAAAGCGATGGTCATGTGGGTCGGTTTGCGCGGCGCGGTGCCGATTATTCTGGCAACCTTCCCGATGCTTTCCGGTATTGAGCAATCGGAAATGATTTTCAACGTAGTCTTTTTTATTGTCATGCTCTCTGTGGTCGTGCAGGGGACAACTATTCCTTTTGTCGCCCGCTTGCTTAGAGTCGATTCACCACTATTTCTTAAAGCCCGATATCCCCTCGAATTCGAGCCGGCTCCCGGCTCCAAAGGGGAACTGGTGGATATCTTTGTCCCCCCCGATTCCTTTGTAACCGGGAAGAGACTTCTTGATATTCATTTTCCGAAGGGGGTGCTGGTCGCATTGATTCTGCGCAATGACGAATATCTGGTTCCCGGGGGGCAAACCATTATCGAAGCGGGCGACCTGCTTCTGATTCTCGCCGACACCACCACTCTGGCGGAATTGAAAGCGTTTATTGGTCGAAAGAAAGAAACCGCCTCCTGA
- a CDS encoding carbonic anhydrase, which yields MNRPTFAAAINCMDGRTIIPATEWIKQHLKVDCVDMITEPGMIGAFAAQDERLLHSVKRMLQISLRAHATRTVVLVAHYDCVGNPVPKEKQLEQLRRSIEILRSWDFPEIERIIGIWLNEQFRAELIEDHHLKKD from the coding sequence ATGAACCGACCTACCTTCGCCGCCGCCATAAATTGCATGGATGGCCGCACCATAATTCCGGCAACGGAATGGATAAAGCAGCACTTAAAAGTTGACTGCGTCGATATGATAACCGAACCGGGGATGATTGGCGCTTTTGCCGCCCAGGATGAGCGCTTGCTCCACTCAGTAAAACGGATGCTTCAGATTTCCCTGCGGGCACACGCCACCCGCACCGTGGTGCTGGTAGCGCATTATGACTGTGTGGGCAATCCGGTCCCGAAAGAGAAGCAACTGGAACAACTCCGCCGCTCAATAGAGATTCTCCGCTCCTGGGATTTCCCGGAAATTGAGCGGATAATCGGCATCTGGCTAAATGAGCAGTTCCGGGCAGAACTGATAGAAGACCACCACCTTAAGAAAGATTGA
- a CDS encoding YfiR family protein, producing the protein MRKVTLSMTLLFLAVAIAAQDKAEKEKVAKAEFVLKLIENVTWPAEQRADDETVTVITVVGTSSLASYLKGAAEKLNGSTKKVEVREGGLDADLSGSHMVFIAATELADLAAVLKKVSGQPIFTMSDNGNFAGYGVMLDFLKDDGGKVSYAVNKMALKGAGLKLSDGVLKQAKKTYG; encoded by the coding sequence ATGAGAAAAGTAACGCTGTCGATGACACTTCTGTTTCTGGCGGTGGCGATTGCGGCACAGGATAAAGCCGAGAAAGAGAAAGTCGCCAAGGCGGAATTTGTCCTGAAATTGATTGAAAACGTAACCTGGCCCGCGGAGCAGAGGGCGGATGACGAAACTGTCACGGTGATTACCGTGGTGGGGACAAGTTCGCTGGCGTCGTACCTGAAAGGGGCGGCGGAGAAGCTGAATGGCTCAACTAAAAAGGTGGAAGTTCGGGAGGGGGGACTGGATGCCGACCTGAGCGGCTCGCATATGGTCTTTATTGCTGCCACAGAACTTGCCGACCTGGCGGCCGTCTTAAAAAAGGTGAGCGGTCAGCCGATTTTCACCATGAGTGACAACGGCAATTTTGCCGGATACGGCGTAATGCTCGATTTCTTGAAAGATGACGGGGGCAAAGTGAGTTATGCGGTCAACAAGATGGCTCTAAAGGGTGCCGGACTGAAATTAAGCGACGGCGTTCTCAAACAGGCGAAGAAGACCTACGGATGA